Genomic DNA from Nitratidesulfovibrio vulgaris str. Hildenborough:
CGTTCCGACCTGCGGATGAGGTCCACGATGGTGGGCTGCAATTCCAGCGACCGCAGCCACTGCCCGAACTTCCCGGTCTCCTCCTCGACGATGGTCAGCGCCTTGGAGGCCTCCTCGCGGCGCTGGGCGAGGTTCTCCTCGACCACTTCCTTGAGGTCGTCGATGTCGTAGAGGTAGACGTTGTCGAGGTTGTTCACGTCGGGGTCGATGTCGCGCGGTACCGCGATGTCGATGAAGAACATGGGGCGGTGTTTGCGACGGCGCAGCACATCCTTGATGTCGCGTGCGCGGATGATGGCCTCGTGCGCCCCGGTGGAACTGATGATGATGTCGGCGTCCGCGAGGCGTTCGAAGAGGTCTTCGAAGTGGATGGCCTCGCCGTTGAACTGGCGTGCCAGTTCGCGCCCGCGCTCGAAGGTGCGGTTGGCCACGTAGATTTTCGATATGCCCGCGTGCAGAAGGTGCGTTGCCGCGAGTTCTGCCATTTCGCCCGCACCGATGAGCATGGCCTTGTACTGGTTCATCTCGCCGAAGATGCGCTTGGCAAGTTCGACAGCCGCATAGCTGATGGAGACGGCGCTGGAGGCCACGCCCGTCTCGGTGCGTACTCGCTTGGCCACCGAAAAGGCCTTGTGCAGCAGGCGGTTGAGGATGACGCGTGTACAGTTGCGCTCTATGGCCTTGCGGTAGGCGTCCTTGAGCTGTCCGAGTATCTGCGGTTCGCCCACCACCATGGAGTCGAGGCTCGACGCCACGCGAAAGAGGTGGCGAATGGCTTCGGGGCCCTTGTGGGTATAGACGTAGGGTGCAAGGTCGTGTTCACACTGGCCGCGTGCAGCCGACCAGCCGCGCAGCACGCGCGAGACGACTTCGGGGCCGCGTCCCACGGCGAGGATCTCGACGCGGTTGCACGTGGAGAGGATGAGGACTTCAGACACCACGTCGTCGATGGGGACTACGCCCTGTTCGAGAACGTTGCAGTCGGTGAGTGCGAAACGCTCGCGAACTTCGACGCCCGCCGTGCGATGATTGAGGCCGATAAGGTAGATGTCGCGTTCCATGTTACTGCTGGATGAAACTGTGATGGGTGGGCATGAAGACGTTCACCACGATGAGAGAGAAGACCGAGACGGCAAAGATCCATATGACCATCACCGCGGGCTTGCGGCCCTGCCAGCCGAGCGCCACACGCTGGTGGAAGAGCAGGGCGTACATGACCCACACCGCAAGCGAGACGATCTCCTTGGGGTCCCACGTGATGACCTTGCCCCACGCGGGGTGCGCCCACACGAAGCCCGACACGATGCCGAGCGTGAACAGCGGAAAGCCCCACACTACGCAGAGGCGGTTGACCCGGTCGAAGGTGGAGAGCGCGGGCAGGTCCTTGCGGAACCCCGTCAGCGGCTCCTTGGTCTTTATCTTGCGTTCCATGTGCAGGAACAGCACCCCGGCGCCGAAGGCCATCGCCATGAGGCCGAAGCTGAGAAAGAGCGTGCCGATGTGCAGCCCGAAGAACAGGCCCGAGAGCGACTCGGGAAGCTTGCTCTGCACCTCTGCCACCTTGAACGAGGAAAGGTAGATGAGCAGCGCGAAGGGCGAGGCCAGCGCGGAGAGGAAGTCGAGTTTGAACTTCCACCACACGAACAGGTAGATGAGCAGCATGCTCCATGAGAGCATCTGCAGGAAATAGCCCTTGCTGATGGTCTCCCATGTGTGCCCCTGTAGTCCCGCGACCAGTGATATGGCGTGGACGACGAACCCCGTGATGGCAAGCCAGTTGGCGACGCGCTTCATGGACGCGTTGCGGGCCACGGTTCCCACGACGATGGCGGCAGTGCCCGCGGCGTAGAGGAACAGGACGAGGGCCGAAAGCAGGAATTCAGGCGATATCATGCAGCAACTCCACGATGTGCGGGTGCAGTTCGACGGGAAGCAGGGTGTGGAGAAGGTCTTCACACCGCTGCCTGTCCTTCGCGGCGAGGGCGTCCACAAGCGGTGAGCCTACGATGGTGCGAAAGAGGGCCGCATTCTGCCCTGTCTCGTCGCCGAGTGCAAGGACGAGTGGCCGAAGTCTGCCCATCAACACCACAAGTCCGTCGTAACGGTTGCCGAACCATGCTTCAAGGTCCATGCGGATGCGGCGTGCCAGCGCAGGGCTGTGCCCCCCCGTGGACAGGGCGACGGTGATGTCGCCACAGGCGAAGTGCGCCGGGACGATGAACGAACCGGCTGCGGGGTCGTCGATGACGTTGCAGAGTACGCCGCCATCGCGGCAGAGGCGGGCGATGTCGGCATTGGCTGCGGGCACACCTGTGGCGGCGAACACCAGCGAACGGCCTGCAAGGTCGTCGGCCGAGAAGGTGCGCTGTTCGAAGCGGACGCCGGGGCAGGCGAGCAGGGCTGCCAGTTCGGCATCGGGCGGCGACGTATCGAGGACGAGTATCTCGGCGGCGCCGCAGGGGATGAGTGCCGCCAGTTTGCGGCGTCCCACGCCGCCTGCGCCGACGACGAGGCATCGGCAACCATCAAGCCGCATGA
This window encodes:
- a CDS encoding precorrin-2 dehydrogenase/sirohydrochlorin ferrochelatase family protein, with translation MRPYPLFMRLDGCRCLVVGAGGVGRRKLAALIPCGAAEILVLDTSPPDAELAALLACPGVRFEQRTFSADDLAGRSLVFAATGVPAANADIARLCRDGGVLCNVIDDPAAGSFIVPAHFACGDITVALSTGGHSPALARRIRMDLEAWFGNRYDGLVVLMGRLRPLVLALGDETGQNAALFRTIVGSPLVDALAAKDRQRCEDLLHTLLPVELHPHIVELLHDIA
- a CDS encoding cytochrome C assembly family protein, yielding MISPEFLLSALVLFLYAAGTAAIVVGTVARNASMKRVANWLAITGFVVHAISLVAGLQGHTWETISKGYFLQMLSWSMLLIYLFVWWKFKLDFLSALASPFALLIYLSSFKVAEVQSKLPESLSGLFFGLHIGTLFLSFGLMAMAFGAGVLFLHMERKIKTKEPLTGFRKDLPALSTFDRVNRLCVVWGFPLFTLGIVSGFVWAHPAWGKVITWDPKEIVSLAVWVMYALLFHQRVALGWQGRKPAVMVIWIFAVSVFSLIVVNVFMPTHHSFIQQ
- the hemA gene encoding glutamyl-tRNA reductase, translated to MERDIYLIGLNHRTAGVEVRERFALTDCNVLEQGVVPIDDVVSEVLILSTCNRVEILAVGRGPEVVSRVLRGWSAARGQCEHDLAPYVYTHKGPEAIRHLFRVASSLDSMVVGEPQILGQLKDAYRKAIERNCTRVILNRLLHKAFSVAKRVRTETGVASSAVSISYAAVELAKRIFGEMNQYKAMLIGAGEMAELAATHLLHAGISKIYVANRTFERGRELARQFNGEAIHFEDLFERLADADIIISSTGAHEAIIRARDIKDVLRRRKHRPMFFIDIAVPRDIDPDVNNLDNVYLYDIDDLKEVVEENLAQRREEASKALTIVEEETGKFGQWLRSLELQPTIVDLIRRSERIAQDELARTLKRLGPVDDETRDALEAMLSSMVRKLNHEPITFLKRRHSEEDAGPRYIDIARRMFNLDDDNVPPDAHCDRRRHDEDN